One region of Oryza glaberrima chromosome 7, OglaRS2, whole genome shotgun sequence genomic DNA includes:
- the LOC127778785 gene encoding uncharacterized protein LOC127778785: MAKNRNKKSKKCGGGGVAAMDTSEGAPAASTAVGAPEPMDTSEGKQTSSVSVALTSINKKIKKGVQIKRSQNVRKMKAVARAISKNEKAEEKVLKAKSKKSRVQSAKSLYD, from the exons ATGGCGAAGAACCGGAACAAGAAGAGCAagaagtgcggcggcggcggggtcgccgCAATGGACACCTCCGAGGGCGCCCCGGCGGCCTCCACCGCCGTTGGCGCACCAGAAC CCATGGATACGTCGGAGGGGAAGCAGACGTCTTCAGTATCGGTTGCGCTCACTTCGATTAACAA GAAAATTAAAAAGGGAGTGCAAATTAAAAGGTCTCAAAACGTGAGGAAAATGAAAGCTGTTGCCAGGGCCATTTCAAAAAATGAAAAGGCTGAGGAGAAGGTCCTGAAAGCCAAAAGCAAGAAGTCAAGGGTCCAATCTGCTAAGTCTCTGTATGACTAA
- the LOC127780723 gene encoding sphingosine kinase 1-like: MAEEQSKAQAGAKALSEPVRVGGSAAEATLSGGELAWRPTGGGGGGGEAGRMELESEVLGVRVDGRALRVATFARGDDAAAAAARPATCGGGERRREREREVVVEMESEEAAAAWGDAMRDRLASLGRPKRLFIIVNPYGGKRGGRKIFQTEVLPLIEAAGILYTMQETKHRLHAQEIAHSLDLRKYDGIVCVSGDGVLVEVVNGLLQREDWNTAIKIPLGIIPAGTGNGMVQSLVHFAGESFSVYNAVLAIIRGHKRPLDVTSVVQGKTRFFSVLMLTWGLVADIDIESEKYRWMGSARLDFYSLLRVVSLRRYNGRVLFVPAPGYEGLGDLVEQISSCKSNGASTGVQEDRSNDFNDETCAYAGPSIDEADHEWRSLDGPFVSVWVSGVPFASENVMTAPEAKFGDGYLDVAIIKDCPRSALAGLMFQMKDGSYVKSPYVEYFKVKALRIEPGMRVGSTTKGGIIDSDGEVIARGDGSHTGDEIEHLMAYGPPIQLTVDQGLATIFSPR; this comes from the exons ATGGCGGAGGAGCAGTCCAAGGCCCAGGCGGGGGCGAAGGCCCTGTCGGAGCCGGTGCGTGTCGGGGGGTCCGCGGCGGAGGCCACGCTCTCCGGCGGGGAGCTGGCGTGGCGCcccacgggaggcggcgggggaggaggggaggcggggagGATGGAGCTGGAGTCCGAGGTGCTCGGGGTCCGGGTGGACGGGAGGGCGCTCAGGGTCGCGACCTTCGCGAggggcgacgacgcggcggcggcggcggcgcggccggcgacgtgcgggggcggggagaggaggagggagagggagagggaggtggtggtggagatggagagcgaggaggccgccgcggcgtgggGGGACGCCATGAGAGATCGCCTCGCCTCGCTTG GTCGGCCAAAGAGATTGTTCATCATAGTTAACCCTTATGGTGGAAAGAGAGGTGGGCGGAAGATTTTCCAGACTGAGGTCCTACCTCTCATTGAAGCTGCTGGCATCCTTTACACCATGcaag AAACCAAGCATCGGCTTCACGCTCAAGAAATTGCTCATTCACTGGATCTTAGGAAATATGATGGAATTGTTTGCGTCAGTGGAGATGGTGTACTTGTAGAG GTGGTTAATGGTCTGCTGCAAAGAGAGGACTGGAACACAGCAATAAAAATACCATTAGGCATCATCCCGGCAG GTACCGGAAATGGAATGGTGCAATCACTTGTGCATTTTGCTGGTGAATCCTTCTCTGTTTATAACGCTGTGCTTGCAATTATCAGAG GTCACAAGCGTCCCCTTGATGTTACCTCTGTTGTGCAGGGAAAGACAAGGTTTTTTAGTGTCTTGATGCTTACTTGGG GTCTGGTAGCTGATATCGATATTGAGTCAGAGAAGTACAGGTGGATGGGCAGTGCTCGTCTTGACTTCTAT TCCCTTCTCCGTGTGGTGAGCTTGCGGCGGTACAATGGGCGTGTTCTTTTTGTTCCAGCCCCAGGATACGAAGGACTTGGTGATCTTGTAGAGCAAATTAGCAGTTGCAAATCAAATGGGGCTAGCACTGGTGTACAAGAGGACAGATCAAATGATTTTAATGACGAAACATGTGCTTACGCAGGCCCTTCAATTGATGAAGCTGATCATGAGTGGAGATCACTGGATGGGCCATTTGTTTCGGTTTGGGTCAGTGGTGTTCCTTTTGCTAGTGAAAATGTCATGACAGCACCAGAAGCAAAG TTTGGAGATGGCTACTTGGATGTAGCCATAATCAAGGACTGCCCTAGGTCGGCTCTTGCTGGGCTGATGTTTCAGATGAAGGATGGCAGCTATGTCAAATCCCCCTATGTGGAGTACTTCAAG GTGAAGGCTCTCAGGATTGAGCCGGGAATGCGGGTGGGCAGCACCACCAAGGGCGGCATCATCGACTCCGATGGCGAGGTGATCGCGAGAGGGGATGGATCACACACCGGCGACGAGATAGAGCACCTGATGGCCTATGGCCCTCCCATCCAACTGACGGTGGATCAGGGCTTGGCCACCATTTTCTCCCCTAGATGA